The sequence GGAAGCGACGATTGTTCAATTGTCTAATGGTCAGTTGAAGATGTTCATGCGGGGTGTGAAAGGCAAGGTGCGTGTAGCCACCAGCTTAGATGGTGGAGCGACTTGGCAAAATGACTTAGAAACCTTGACAGACGTTCACGATGCCTATGTACAATTGTCTGCTATTCGAGTGGTTCGTGATGGCAAAGAATACGTTCTTCTTGCCAATGCTAATGGACCTGGTCGCCAACGGATTGATGGTCATGTCCGTGTAGCAGAAGTTGGAGAAGATGGCAGCCTCAATTGGTTACACCATCAAATTCTGCAACATGGCGAGTTTGCATACAACTCTATCCAGGAATTGGAAGACGGTACCTTTGGCTTACTTTATGAGCACAAGTCTGGAGACCAAAATGCTTACAGTCTCTACTATCGTCAATTCAACTGGGAGTACTTGACTCAGGAAGACTATGGTTTGCCGACAACAGAGATTACAACAGTTGACCACTATAAAGATGGCTATGTAGCTCTTACCTTTAGCAAGCCTGTGTTGGCGGTTAATCAACCTCGCCTCTTGTTGACAAATGGCAACCAACTCGAATTCGTTTCTCAATTGGCAACGGATCGTCTCTTGTTCCGTATCAATCCAGCTGATCGGAAGGAATCAATTGTGGCGGTGGTGTCAGGTGACATTTCCAATATTGCAAAATTGCCACTGTCTATCTTTAAATCGCTGGATGGTTCTGCTGTACAGAAGATCAAGAAAGTGGACGGCCGTACCGTTCGTGTAACAGGTCAAGCTGTCTTTGAAGATGAACGTGGCTATGGCTTGGCAAACTTGATGGATGGTGATAAGTCAACGGTAACAGAGTTGAAGTGGTTGATTGAAGGCCAGCCCTCCTACTCGCTTCCACAAACCATCACCTTGACCTTGCCGACTGAAAAAACCGTTCATTCGATGGTGATTTCAAAACGGACTCCAGGTAATGGTACTATGACTAAGTACCAAGTGAAGGCCTACTTGGGTGATCAGTTGCAGTTTGACTCAGGTGAACGTTCTGTTGATTTTGCAACGGCTGAAGTAGCGGTTGGTTTTGGAAAAGATGTCCGAGCAGATCGCATCGAATTTATTCCGCTTGAAGCTCATACCAATGCAACGACAAAAGACAACCGCATGTGGACAGTTAGAGAAGTTCAATTGTTTGAAGTAGTTGACACGCCAACTACACCAGCAGAAGTAGAAACAAGCATGGAATTCCGCGATGAGAGAAGCGGCGTTTTGGTGCAATTGGAAGAAGCCTTGGCGACTAGTCATACCCTTGCAGTTGCGCTGATTGATAGTGACCATGCAGCGGTGGCAGATACAGACAATACTGTTTTGGATATTCAACTCAAATCTGCTGAGGATCAAACGGTTACCCTGACGGCTCCAGCTATTCTTGTGATTCCAAAAGTGGGAGATAAGGTTCCTGCCAAAGCTCTCCTCCTCTTGGACAATAATGAAGTGGTTGAGTTGGATGTGACAGAATCCCCTGTTGAAATTGATGGTGTCAGCCGTGACAGCATTGTAATCTTGACAGAGCAGCTCGGTAAGATTGCCTTGATTTATCCAGCAGCTGTGACAGAAGTTGAAACTCCTGCACCAGCAGAGGGTGGTGAAGAGCAGCCAACGACACCTGTTGAAACAGAAGAATTGGTAACAGCCAAGGGTGAAGCGACTCATTTTGAGCTACCTGCCTTTGAGGGAGGTTTGGTTCTTAATGAAAACTTGACACACTTCCTACCAAGTTTGGATCCAAAACTTCTATTTGCAGACAAGGAAGCGGCATCAGAAGTTGTCGTCAACCTCCCTGCGGCAAGCAAGGACGAGAAGAAGGCAACAGACGGAAAAACTTTGCCAAATACAGGAACACAAGAAGCAATTTTGTTGAGTTTGACAGGTCTTGGTCTTTTGGCAGGCTTGGCAAAACGCCGGAAACAGACTCGTTAATTCTGTTCTTTTAATCAACTGAGAACTTACCTAGTTTCGTCTAGGTAAGTTCTTTTTTTGTGTGAGGAATAGTTCCGCAAAATTCCTTGACCAGTATATATTTGTATGTTAATATACTGTTGAAATATAGTCGATTTAAAAAAGTAATCATCAACAAAAATAAAAGGAGGATTCTATGCCTGAAAAACAACGGAGAACTGGACGGTTTTCCCAACTTGCTCTCTATTCGTCTGTGGTCCTAGCGGCATTTTTGGTAGGCCAGCAGACTATTCATGCCAATGAAGCGGCGCCTGAAACGGAAGAGGTTCAGCCAACAGCCAACCATGCTGTTGAAACGGCTAATCAGCCAATCACAAGTTCGGCTGATCCGAATCTTACTTCTGCTGAAGTGAGTGAGGAGGCCTCTGAGACGGATCAAATCCCTTCATTAGATGTAAATCTGGAAGAGGTCTCTTCTGATGAAACGGCCCGGGAATTTGAAGAGGCTGAGGTTCATAAACTGGAAAATACCAGTTTAAATGCTTCTAATAAGCGATTGGAGTTGGCTCCTGAAGTCCGAGATAGCATCAAGGAGTCAGAGAGTGGAACC is a genomic window of Streptococcus sp. 29896 containing:
- a CDS encoding sialidase domain-containing protein; the protein is MPENLKGKNAFPRVALYSSVVLATFLVGQRGVHANEIVAETTTTPRVTEVTPTSEPAPTPSEEAVVSEPTAEEAAEASLPSLDVNLEALPADESANEFASLEVTKLENVALNSSNKRLELSEEVRDSVKESTSGTIYVEYNAQANGFFNLFATSSQTHKDEYTALFVNNGTAGLESRTGSAGQRNVLIDSGTQRAGNGEWNAIALTYQKNTADNTVDVNMYVNGQLSKSATARSDLFGSATALSYAQLGEVKRANTNAWAATKLDIRNFTLYNRALTAEEVARRSSLFVREDSPYVLNEGSELTDKVTVFEGGRGNRKNPDNNVASFRIPALLKTDKGTLIAASDQRHDHSGDWGNIAQVIKRSTDNGKQWSDTIKIVDLKDNPNAQNRNVGAPLTIDTALVQDPTTKRIFAIYDMFPEGQALFGNLNDRKPEHSVIDGKTYLNLYRGTETDPYTVREDGRIYDAQGQATEYRVNVNDSSPAFANLGDIYQGEGTEPVGNIYFQTQNNGMFRVAMDNYIWLSYSDDDGVTWSRPRDITASVKKEYMKFLGLGPGTGIVLHAGPHKGRLVVPAYGINYTGALNSQSAMVFYSDDHGETWFAGETFNDNRTLADGTVLHASTMNNGNEIGTEATIVQLSNGQLKMFMRGVKGKVRVATSLDGGATWQNDLETLTDVHDAYVQLSAIRVVRDGKEYVLLANANGPGRQRIDGHVRVAEVGEDGSLNWLHHQILQHGEFAYNSIQELEDGTFGLLYEHKSGDQNAYSLYYRQFNWEYLTQEDYGLPTTEITTVDHYKDGYVALTFSKPVLAVNQPRLLLTNGNQLEFVSQLATDRLLFRINPADRKESIVAVVSGDISNIAKLPLSIFKSLDGSAVQKIKKVDGRTVRVTGQAVFEDERGYGLANLMDGDKSTVTELKWLIEGQPSYSLPQTITLTLPTEKTVHSMVISKRTPGNGTMTKYQVKAYLGDQLQFDSGERSVDFATAEVAVGFGKDVRADRIEFIPLEAHTNATTKDNRMWTVREVQLFEVVDTPTTPAEVETSMEFRDERSGVLVQLEEALATSHTLAVALIDSDHAAVADTDNTVLDIQLKSAEDQTVTLTAPAILVIPKVGDKVPAKALLLLDNNEVVELDVTESPVEIDGVSRDSIVILTEQLGKIALIYPAAVTEVETPAPAEGGEEQPTTPVETEELVTAKGEATHFELPAFEGGLVLNENLTHFLPSLDPKLLFADKEAASEVVVNLPAASKDEKKATDGKTLPNTGTQEAILLSLTGLGLLAGLAKRRKQTR